A part of Gossypium hirsutum isolate 1008001.06 chromosome A07, Gossypium_hirsutum_v2.1, whole genome shotgun sequence genomic DNA contains:
- the LOC107961494 gene encoding transcriptional regulator TAC1, with protein METDQPAPENPDKASSDEQGASPARSYDCTFCKRGFSNAQALGGHMNIHRRDKAKLKQPSPTHETTSTQQSNFDISKIIPSYSHTPTSHGKWRWVLQDDGADARTDRTSDHIVGSQIRQLPLFDEKPSKSDQNPRNQVQEGLEKGFSSTQPPLGSELDLELRLGPEPHDSSPPKTTKKFF; from the coding sequence ATGGAGACTGATCAGCCTGCACCGGAAAACCCAGACAAGGCATCCTCGGATGAACAGGGTGCAAGCCCTGCAAGATCCTATGACTGCACTTTTTGTAAGAGAGGTTTCTCCAATGCACAAGCCCTTGGTGGCCACATGAATATTCACCGTAGAGACAAAGCCAAGCTCAAACAACCTTCTCCAACTCATGAAACTACTAGTACCCAACAATCTAATTTCGACATCTCCAAGATCATCCCCTCCTATTCTCACACACCAACCAGCCATGGAAAGTGGCGTTGGGTTCTTCAGGATGATGGTGCTGACGCCAGAACAGACAGAACCAGTGACCATATTGTCGGATCACAAATCCGACAACTGCCTTTGTTTGATGAAAAACCTTCCAAATCAGATCAAAATCCCAGAAACCAAGTTCAAGAGGGCCTTGAGAAAGGGTTTTCATCCACCCAACCTCCATTAGGGTCTGAACTGGATCTTGAACTTAGATTGGGACCTGAGCCTCACGATTCATCGCCACCAAAGACCACCAAAAAGTTCTTTTAA
- the LOC107961495 gene encoding uncharacterized protein isoform X1 has protein sequence MRALPLFSAWSSPRIHQRQTHLLPVTVQGSGIKEARCVPRSESTEKGSPMAETEGRFLPRSQKYGEGQLACGATYGGTQRPWECMAAEGCGAKVETLGFPVGVLILGLVFLG, from the exons ATGAGAGCTCTCCCACTCTTCTCTGCCTGGTCGTCTCCAAGGATTCATCAGCGCCAAACACACCTCCTCCCCGTCACGGTTCAAGGCTCGGGAATAAAGGAAGCAAGATGCGTCCCTCGGTCCGAATCTACGGAGAAAGGGTCTCCGATGGCCGAAACCGAAGGTAGGTTCCTTCCCCGATCTCAAAAG TACGGAGAAGGCCAGCTGGCGTGCGGTGCTACATATGGAGGTACGCAGAGGCCTTGGGAATGTATGGCGGCTGAAGGTTGCGGCGCAAAggtggaaaccctagggtttcctgttGGTGTTTTGATTTTGGGCCTTGTATTTCTGGGCTAA
- the LOC107961495 gene encoding uncharacterized protein isoform X2, with protein sequence MRALPLFSAWSSPRIHQRQTHLLPVTVQGSGIKEARCVPRSESTEKGSPMAETEVRRRPAGVRCYIWRYAEALGMYGG encoded by the exons ATGAGAGCTCTCCCACTCTTCTCTGCCTGGTCGTCTCCAAGGATTCATCAGCGCCAAACACACCTCCTCCCCGTCACGGTTCAAGGCTCGGGAATAAAGGAAGCAAGATGCGTCCCTCGGTCCGAATCTACGGAGAAAGGGTCTCCGATGGCCGAAACCGAAG TACGGAGAAGGCCAGCTGGCGTGCGGTGCTACATATGGAGGTACGCAGAGGCCTTGGGAATGTATGGCGGCTGA